A section of the Atribacterota bacterium genome encodes:
- a CDS encoding DUF2089 domain-containing protein, with protein sequence MVNIPTNCPSCNARMNITELKCIKCNTTVQGNFPINKLMSLSEEDREFLITFLRSRGNIKEVQERIGISYPTVKNKLDKLLTALGLTNEMQTPSRTEILDALKNGEISADEAVNLLHTLQ encoded by the coding sequence TTGGTTAACATCCCGACAAATTGTCCTTCTTGCAATGCAAGGATGAATATTACAGAATTAAAATGTATTAAATGCAATACAACGGTACAGGGAAATTTTCCCATTAATAAACTGATGTCTCTTTCTGAAGAGGATCGCGAATTCCTGATAACCTTTCTTCGCTCACGTGGAAATATAAAGGAAGTTCAGGAAAGAATAGGTATTTCTTATCCTACTGTAAAAAATAAGTTAGATAAATTATTAACAGCACTTGGCTTGACTAATGAGATGCAAACCCCTTCCAGAACTGAGATTTTAGATGCCCTTAAGAATGGGGAAATATCTGCAGATGAAGCAGTTAATTTATTACATACTCTTCAATAA
- a CDS encoding metalloregulator ArsR/SmtB family transcription factor, with translation MERLSRIYDMLSDKNRLRILKLLEYKPMCVCELTYVLGIRQPSVSRHLRKLKETGLIDSRQEGLWSEYYIDNSGDEYSRILMNILRGWINNDPVVVEDIKKATQSCREVLCTNQKNTNPV, from the coding sequence ATGGAGAGACTATCCAGGATTTATGACATGTTATCAGATAAGAACAGGCTAAGGATTTTAAAGCTATTGGAATATAAGCCAATGTGTGTCTGTGAATTAACTTATGTTCTTGGTATTCGCCAGCCTAGTGTTTCAAGACATCTTAGGAAGCTGAAAGAAACAGGATTGATTGATAGTCGGCAGGAGGGTCTTTGGAGTGAATATTATATTGATAACAGTGGAGATGAGTACAGCAGAATACTTATGAATATTTTAAGAGGATGGATAAATAATGACCCGGTGGTTGTTGAAGATATTAAAAAGGCAACACAATCATGTCGGGAAGTTCTTTGTACTAATCAAAAAAACACTAATCCTGTATAA